The Populus nigra chromosome 14, ddPopNigr1.1, whole genome shotgun sequence genome has a segment encoding these proteins:
- the LOC133673434 gene encoding disease resistance protein RUN1-like, whose protein sequence is MATAIPQDEASSSKSRCTYQVFLSFRGADTRKNFTDHLHTALVQAGFHTFRDDDEIQRGENIEIEIQKAIKESRMSIIVFSKDYASSRWCLDELVMIMEHKKLGGWHVVLPIFYDLDPSHVSDQTGSFAEAFVRHEERFKKEDRVEGWRMALKEVADLGGMVLQDGYESKFIQNVVKEVGNRLNPKILNVEPYLVGIDSRVRLINLWLRDGSDDVGIATIYGIGGIGKTTIAKRVYNQNCHNFEGSSSFLANIREMSEQPNGLVRLQKQLVSDVTKRKAGKFHSIDEGIIKIKDAICCKRVLLILDDVDQLDQVSAIIGMRQWFYQGSKIIITTRHERLLRADEVSVMFKVQQLNENESLQLFSWHAFGQNQPLHGYEMYSENVVNHCGGIPLALQVLGSSLHGQPVELWRRALQEPEAIDDGKIQKILRRSFDSLQDDHDKNLFLDIACFFIGKDKDYLDRIVEGCDFYRVLGIQKLVDRCLITIDKDKILMMHQSLRDMGREIVRQESPDDLGKRSRLWRHKDSFSVLRKNTGTRAVKSLILDQQQISTALANNADLQTKAFAEMSNLKLLDLNNVKLKGSYADFPKSLVWMRWHGFSLNFIPDNFSLEDLIVLDMHKSSLKRVWRKTQALENLKILDLSHSHGLVNTSDLSGLPSLERLILKYCISLIEVHESIGNLGSLFLLNLKGCKNLIKLPRSIGLLKSLDKLILSGCSKLDELPEELRTLQCLRVLRADETSINRLQSWQLNWWSWLFPRRSLQSTSFSFTFLPCSLVKLSLADCNITDDVIPDDLSSLPALEHLNLSKNPIQTLPESMNSLSMLQDLLLNHCRSLQSLPELPTSLKKLRAEKCTKLERIANLPNLLRSLRLNLIGCKRLVQVQGLFNLEMMREFDAKMIHNLHLFNIESLGSIEVEMINSITKTSRITRLQILQEQGIFSIFLPGSEVPSWYSHQKQNNSVSFAVPPLPSRKIRGLNLCIVYGLRNTDKKCATLYPPDAEISNKTKVLKWSYNPIVYGVPQIGEDMLWLSHWRFGTDQLEVGDQVNVSASVTPDFQVKKCGVHLVYEQEDNDTLLNNEEIVQSSSIGFQTLVKKHVLEHPVSRVFDV, encoded by the exons ATGGCTACTGCAATACCCCAAGATGAAGCCTCTTCTTCAAAGAGTAGATGCACTTACCAAGTGTTCTTGAGTTTTAGAGGTGCAGACACCCGCAAGAACTTTACCGATCACCTCCACACAGCTTTAGTACAAGCAGGATTTCACACATTTagagatgatgatgaaattcaGAGAGGGGAGAACATTGAGATAGAAATCCAAAAAGCAATAAAAGAGTCAAGAATGTCTATAATTGTCTTCTCTAAAGATTATGCTTCATCAAGATGGTGTCTCGATGAACTAGTGATGATCATGGAGCATAAAAAACTTGGTGGGTGGCATGTTGTTTTGCCAATTTTCTATGATTTGGATCCATCCCATGTCAGTGACCAGACAGGGAGTTTTGCTGAAGCTTTTGTTAGGCATGAAGAGCGGTTCAAAAAGGAGGACAGAGTGGAGGGTTGGAGGATGGCTCTGAAGGAAGTTGCTGATCTTGGAGGGATGGTTTTACAAGATGG GTATGAATCTAAATTTATTCAGAATGTTGTTAAAGAGGTTGGAAATAGATTGAATCCCAAGATACTAAATGTTGAGCCCTATTTAGTCGGAATAGATTCCCGTGTAAGGCTCATCAATTTGTGGTTACGAGATGGATCAGATGATGTTGGCATAGCAACAATCTATGGGATTGGGGGCATTGGAAAGACAACCATTGCGAAGAGAGTATATAATCAAAACTGCCACAATTTTGAGGGAAGTAGTAGCTTTCTCGCTAATATTAGGGAAATGTCAGAGCAACCTAATGGTCTGGTTCGTTTGCAGAAGCAACTTGTTTCAGATGTCACAAAGAGAAAAGCAGGTAAATTTCACAGTATAGATGAAGGGATCATTAAGATCAAAGATGCTATTTGTTGCAAAAGAGTTCTTCTTATTCTAGATGATGTCGATCAATTAGACCAAGTTAGTGCAATAATTGGAATGCGACAATGGTTTTACCAGGGAAGTAAAATTATCATAACAACGAGGCATGAACGTTTGCTAAGGGCTGATGAAGTTAGTGTAATGTTCAAAGTCCAGcaattgaatgagaatgaatcgCTTCAGCTTTTCAGTTGGCATGCTTTTGGCCAAAATCAACCTTTGCATGGTTATGAGATGTACTCTGAGAATGTGGTGAATCACTGTGGTGGAATTCCATTGGCTCTTCAAGTTTTGGGTTCTTCTTTACATGGTCAACCTGTGGAATTATGGAGAAGAGCATTACAGGAACCAGAAGCCATTGATGATGGTAAGATTCAAAAGATTCTTAGAAGAAGCTTTGACTCCCTACAAGATGATCACGACAAAAATCTGTTCCTTGACATAGCTTGTTTCTTCATTGGAAAGGATAAGGATTATTTAGATAGAATAGTTGAAGGCTGTGATTTCTACAGGGTACTTGGAATTCAGAAACTCGTCGATAGATGTCTAATAACAATTGACAAAGACAAGATATTGATGATGCATCAATCACTTAGAGACATGGGAAGGGAAATTGTTCGCCAAGAATCACCCGATGACCTTGGGAAACGTAGCAGACTGTGGCGTCACAAGGATTCATTCAgtgttttgagaaaaaatacT GGTACACGTGCTGTTAAGAGCCTCATACTCGACCAACAACAGATAAGCACGGCATTGGCAAATAATGCAGACTTGCAAACTAAGGCATTTGCAGAAATGAGCAATTTAAAACTGCTTGATCTCAATAATGTAAAGCTTAAGGGAAGTTATGCAGATTTTCCTAAGAGTTTAGTGTGGATGCGCTGGCATGGATTCTCTTTGAATTTTATACCAGATAATTTTTCCCTAGAAGATCTGATTGTTCTTGATATGCACAAGAGTAGTCTAAAACGTGTTTGGAGGAAAACCCAG GctcttgaaaatttgaaaattcttgATCTCAGTCATTCACATGGTCTAGTAAATACCTCTGACCTATCAGGACTGCCTAGTCTTGAAAGGCTGATTCTTAAATATTGCATAAGTTTGATTGAGGTTCACGAATCCATTGGAAATCTGGGAAGCCTTTTTCTCTTAAATctgaaaggctgcaaaaatctCATAAAGCTTCCTAGGAGCATTGGTTTGTTGAAATCACTTGACAAACTTATTTTATCTGGATGCTCCAAACTTGATGAGCTACCTGAGGAGCTACGAACATTGCAATGCTTAAGGGTGCTTCGTGCTGATGAAACTTCCATAAATCGGCTACAGTCATGGCAATTAAATTGGTGGTCTTGGTTATTTCCGAGAAGAAGTCTACAATCCACTAGCTTTTCATTCACTTTTCTACCATGTTCTCTGGTAAAGTTAAGTCTTGCTGATTGCAATATAACAGATGATGTTATTCCTGATGATCTTAGCAGCCTGCCTGCCTTGGAGCACCTAAACCTGAGTAAAAACCCAATTCAAACCCTACCAGAAAGCATGAATAGCCTCTCTATGCTACAGGACCTTCTGTTAAACCACTGCAGAAGTCTCCAATCACTTCCCGAACTTCCAACAAGCTTAAAGAAGTTGAGGGCAGAAAAATGTACGAAGTTGGAAAGAATTGCAAATTTGCCAAATTTGTTGAGATCCTTGAGACTTAATCTTATTGGTTGTAAAAGACTAGTTCAGGTTCAAGGCTTGTTCAACTTAGAAATGATGAGAGAATTTGATGCCAAAATGATCCATAACCTGCACCTGTTCAATATAGAATCTTTAGGTAGCATTGAAGTGGAAATGATCAATTCTATCACAAAGACATCAAGGATAACTCGCCTCCAG ATATTGCAAGAACAAGGCATATTTAGCATTTTTCTTCCTGGAAGTGAGGTTCCAAGTTGGTACAGCCATCAAAAGCAGAACAATTCAGTATCGTTTGCCGTGCCTCCACTTCCAAGTCGCAAGATTCGTGGATTAAACTTATGCATTGTATATGGATTACGCAATACAGATAAGAAATGTGCTACTCTATATCCACCTGATGCTGAAATCAGCAACAAAACCAAGGTTTTGAAATGGAGCTATAATCCAATAGTCTACGGGGTACCACAAATTGGTGAAGATATGTTATGGTTAAGCCATTGGAGGTTTGGTACTGATCAATTGGAAGTTGGGGATCAAGTGAATGTTTCAGCATCTGTGACACCTGATTTTCAAGTAAAGAAGTGTGGAGTACATCTTGTCTATGAACAAGAAGATAATGATACCCTGTTAAACAATGAAGAAATAGTCCAGAGTAGCTCTATTGGATTCCAAACTCTTGTCAAGAAACATGTTCTAGAACATCCAGTATCACGTGTATTTGATGTCTGA
- the LOC133672408 gene encoding NAC domain-containing protein 2-like, protein MKGNRSASQLELPAGFRFHPTDDELVNHYLLKKCGGQSISAPIIAEIDLYKYDPWQLPEMALYGEKEWYFFSPRDRKYPNGSRPNRAAGTGYWKATGADKPIGRPKPLGIKKALVFYAGKAPKGIKTNWIMHEYRLANVDRTAGKKNNLRLDDWVLCRIYNKKGSVEKHFPAERKSIAKYPEMEEQKPNISEMSGYHNGMSQIAAPTMMMSNNNDFLYMDTSDSIPRLNTDSSSSEHVLSPEVTCEKEVQSQPKWNDQLDNAFDFNFNYIDDGFQDYPFASQDQFQLDQLSPLQDMFMYLQKPF, encoded by the exons ATGAAGGGAAATAGATCAGCAAGTCAGTTGGAGTTACCAGCTGGATTTAGATTTCATCCAACAGATGATGAGTTGGTGAATCATTACTTGCTTAAGAAATGTGGAGGCCAATCAATTTCTGCTCCTATTATTGCTGAGATTGATCTTTATAAGTATGATCCTTGGCAGCttccag AAATGGCACTATATGGTGAAAAGGAATGGTACTTCTTTTCTCCAAGGGATAGAAAATATCCAAACGGTTCAAGGCCGAACCGGGCGGCTGGAACCGGGTATTGGAAAGCAACCGGAGCAGATAAACCCATTGGTCGGCCCAAACCACTAGGCATAAAAAAGGCTCTTGTATTTTATGCTGGTAAAGCTCCTAAAGGAATCAAAACCAATTGGATCATGCATGAATATCGCCTTGCTAATGTTGATAGGACTGCCGGCAAGAAAAATAACCTAAGG CTTGATGATTGGGTATTATGTAGAATATACAACAAGAAAGGAAGCGTAGAGAAGCATTTTCCTGCTGAAAGAAAATCAATAGCAAAGTATCCAGAGATGGAAGAGCAGAAGCCCAACATCAGTGAAATGTCTGGCTACCATAATGGAATGTCACAAATTGCAGCACCGACAATGATGATGAGTAATAACAATGACTTCTTATATATGGACACATCTGATTCAATTCCAAGGTTGAATACAGACTCAAGTAGTTCAGAGCACGTGCTGTCACCTGAGGTCACATGCGAGAAGGAGGTTCAGAGTCAGCCAAAATGGAATGATCAGCTAGATAATGCCTTCGATTTCAACTTCAATTACATTGATGATGGCTTCCAAGATTACCCTTTTGCTTCACAAGACCAGTTCCAATTGGACCAGCTCTCACCTTTGCAGGACATGTTCATGTATTTACAGAAGCCATTTTGA
- the LOC133673055 gene encoding ankyrin repeat-containing protein At5g02620-like: MDPMESPGGQPSSVPRKKMTKQLTGKRDDTPLHSAARAGNLGAVMEILTGTGEEELKELLEKQNQSGETALYVAAEYGYVDVVREMIKYYDLANAGIKARNGFDAFHVAAKQGDIEILRVLMEAHPELSMTVDLSNTTALHTAATQGHIEIVNFLLDAGSSLSTIDKSNGKTALHSAARNGHVEVVRALLTMEPGIATRIDKKGQTALHMAVKGQNIEVVEELIVADPSAVNRIDTKGNTPLHIATRKGRAQIVKLLLRHSRTDVKAVNRTTETALDTAEKTGHPEIAVILQEHGVQSAKTIQPLEINPARELKQTVSDVKHEVHHQLEHTRQTRKRVKGIAKRLNKMHVEGLNNAINSTTVVAVLIASVAFAAIYTVPGEFVDDPNEIPPGQSLGEANIAPRVPFIIFFIFDSTALFISLAVVVVQTSVVAIESKAKKKMMAVINKLMWIACTLVSVAFLALSFVVVGEREKWLAIGVTIVGASIMATTFGTMCYWVIKHRIEASNMKNIRRSSLGSRSRSFSVSLVSDTEILNSDYKKMYAI, from the exons atGGATCCAATGGAGTCACCAGGCGGGCAGCCTAGTTCAGTGCCTAGGAAAAAGATGACCAAACAGTTAACAGGAAAAAGAGATGATACACCATTACATTCTGCAGCCAGAGCTGGGAATTTAGGCGCTGTAATGGAGATCTTAACTGGTACTGGAGAAGAAGAATTGAAGGAATTGTTAGAGAAGCAAAACCAATCAGGAGAAACTGCCCTTTATGTTGCTGCAGAATACGGTTATGTGGATGTGGTCAGAGAGATGATAAAGTATTATGATCTTGCTAATGCTGGTATCAAAGCAAGAAATGGGTTTGATGCATTCCATGTTGCTGCAAAGCAAGGGGATATAG AGATTCTGAGGGTGCTAATGGAGGCCCATCCGGAATTGTCTATGACTGTTGATTTATCAAACACTACAGCTCTGCACACGGCTGCCACACAAGGTCATATAGAAATTGTGAATTTTTTGTTGGATGCAGGGAGTAGCCTATCAACCATTGATAAAAGCAATGGAAAAACTGCCTTGCATTCTGCAGCTAGAAACGGGCATGTGGAAGTTGTGCGAGCACTTTTGACAATGGAGCCTGGGATAGCAACAAGGATAGATAAGAAGGGACAGACGGCACTTCACATGGCAGTGAAGGGACAAAATATTGAGGTGGTGGAGGAGCTGATTGTTGCAGATCCTTCAGCTGTAAACAGGATTGATACTAAAGGCAACACACCCTTACATATAGCAACCAGGAAAGGACGAGCTCAG ATTGTTAAGTTGCTTCTTCGGCATAGTAGAACTGATGTAAAGGCTGTTAATAGGACTACTGAAACTGCACTCGATACTGCTGAGAAAACAGGACATCCAGAAATTGCAGTCATTCTGCAGGAGCATGGGGTTCAAAGTGCCAAAACGATTCAGCCACTGGAAATAAATCCAGCGCGAGAGCTGAAACAAACAGTAAGCGACGTGAAACACGAAGTCCACCACCAACTGGAACACACACGTCAAACTAGAAAGCGTGTGAAAGGAATCGCTAAACGTCTCAACAAAATGCATGTTGAAGGTCTTAACAATGCAATCAACTCCACCACTGTTGTTGCCGTTCTCATTGCCTCAGTTGCCTTTGCAGCCATCTACACCGTCCCTGGTGAATTTGTTGATGACCCTAACGAAATCCCCCCTGGACAGTCTTTAGGGGAAGCAAATATTGCTCCAAGAGTTCCATTCATCATATTCTTCATCTTTGATTCTACTGCCCTCTTCATCTCCCTGGCTGTTGTGGTGGTGCAAACATCAGTTGTAGCCATAGAgagcaaagcaaaaaaaaagatgatggcAGTCATAAACAAATTGATGTGGATAGCTTGTACCCTTGTTTCGGTCGCATTTCTAGCACtatcttttgttgttgttggtgaACGTGAGAAATGGTTGGCAATCGGTGTTACAATTGTAGGAGCATCTATAATGGCGACAACGTTCGGTACAATGTGTTACTGGGTGATAAAACATCGAATTGAGGCCTCAAACATGAAGAATATTCGAAGATCATCACTTGGGAGCAGGTCACGCTCATTTTCAGTTTCTCTGGTCTCGGACACTGAGATCTTAAACAGTGACTACAAAAAAATGTATGCAATTTAA